Proteins encoded in a region of the Phaenicophaeus curvirostris isolate KB17595 chromosome 1, BPBGC_Pcur_1.0, whole genome shotgun sequence genome:
- the HMGB1 gene encoding high mobility group protein B1, with translation MGKGDPKKPRGKMSSYAFFVQTCREEHKKKHPDASVNFSEFSKKCSERWKTMSSKEKGKFEDMAKADKLRYEKEMKNYVPPKGETKKKFKDPNAPKRPPSAFFLFCSEFRPKIKGEHPGLSIGDVAKKLGEMWNNTAADDKQPYEKKAAKLKEKYEKDIAAYRAKGKVDAGKKVVAKAEKSKKKKEEEEDEDEEEEDEEDEEEEEEEEEDDDDDE, from the exons ATGGGCAAAGGCGATCCTAAAAAGCCGAGAGGTAAAATGTCTTCATACGCCTTCTTTGTGCAAACCTGCCGGGAGGAGCACAAGAAGAAACATCCAGATGCTTCAGTGAACTTTTCAGAGTTCTCAAAAAAATGCTCAGAACGATGGAAG ACTATGTCTTCtaaggagaaagggaagtttgAAGATATGGCAAAGGCTGACAAGCTTcgttatgaaaaagaaatgaaaaactaTGTACCACCTAAGggtgaaacaaaaaagaagttcAAGGATCCAAATGCACCGAAGAGGCCTCC TTCggcttttttcttgttttgctccGAGTTTCGTCCAAAAATCAAAGGAGAGCATCCCGGTCTGTCCATTGGGGATGTTGCAAAGAAACTGGGAGAGATGTGGAACAACACTGCTGCAGATGATAAACAGCCATATGAGAAAAAGGCTGCTAAACTGAAGGAGAAGTATGAAAAG GATATTGCTGCATACCGGGCCAAAGGGAAGGTTGATGCAGGCAAAAAAGTAGTTGCCAAggctgagaagagcaagaagaagaaggaagaggaggaagatgaggatgaagaggaggaggatgaagaggatgaagaagaggaagaggaggaggaggaagatgatgatgatgatgaataA